In Streptomyces sp. NBC_01707, a genomic segment contains:
- a CDS encoding LysR family transcriptional regulator: MELRQLEYFVAVAEEANFTRAAARLHVVQSAVSTTIKNLERELRTPLLERTPKRVLLTDAGAALLPRAHAALDAAREAADAVGEVRGGLRGTLRLGAITTVGLIDLPVFLGEFHRRHPGVFLQTSAAPTGSQGLVEALLERRLDLAFVSGPGPRPTGITMTALATSVLDLVVPAAHPLAKRRSVSITELADLDFVDFPSGYSNRTVADRAFAAASVPHRVAIEITDLTTGVAYVRNGLGLALLPRVALGKGQDVTALTVDDADLELQFSLAAPSERTPGTAARAMIAMAREFLWQG, encoded by the coding sequence GTGGAACTGCGCCAACTCGAATACTTCGTCGCGGTCGCCGAGGAAGCGAACTTCACCCGTGCCGCCGCGCGGCTGCACGTCGTCCAGTCCGCGGTCTCCACCACAATCAAGAACCTCGAGCGAGAACTCCGCACGCCGCTGCTGGAACGCACCCCCAAACGCGTGCTTCTCACCGATGCCGGTGCTGCTCTGCTGCCGCGTGCCCATGCCGCTCTCGACGCTGCCCGGGAGGCCGCAGACGCGGTGGGCGAGGTCCGCGGCGGACTGCGCGGCACACTACGGCTGGGCGCGATAACCACGGTCGGGCTCATCGACCTTCCCGTGTTCCTCGGTGAATTCCACCGGCGTCATCCCGGCGTGTTCCTGCAGACCAGCGCCGCCCCCACCGGCTCCCAAGGGCTGGTCGAAGCCCTCCTCGAACGGCGTCTCGACCTCGCCTTCGTTTCGGGGCCCGGACCACGCCCGACGGGCATCACGATGACCGCCCTCGCCACCTCGGTGCTCGACCTCGTCGTGCCGGCCGCCCATCCGCTCGCGAAACGCCGCAGCGTGTCGATCACCGAACTGGCCGACCTGGACTTCGTCGACTTCCCCTCGGGGTACAGCAACCGGACCGTTGCCGACCGGGCCTTCGCCGCTGCCTCCGTCCCCCATCGCGTCGCCATCGAGATCACCGACCTGACCACCGGCGTGGCCTACGTCCGAAACGGCCTGGGCCTGGCGCTGCTGCCACGGGTCGCCCTCGGCAAGGGACAGGACGTCACCGCGCTGACCGTCGACGACGCCGACCTGGAATTGCAGTTCTCCCTGGCCGCTCCGTCCGAGCGCACGCCCGGTACTGCGGCACGCGCCATGATCGCAATGGCGCGCGAGTTCCTCTGGCAAGGATGA
- a CDS encoding zinc-dependent alcohol dehydrogenase family protein, producing the protein MRALVAGKVGEPTDVLRLESRPVPTPAAGQALIRVKATPIHASDLHVLRGRYGFSPEFPAVGGHMECVGRIEALGPDTEGPKVGERVVVAAVPAVPGPHVAGTWQEYLVADTRRLLPVPDHLSDFSACQLAVNPLTALLLVTRELDVQPGQWLLQTAAGSTVGRLVIQLARHLGIRTINVVRRRAAVEEIKAFGGDEVICTEDEDLLRRVAEIAGPAGVRKAIDCVAGPVGAQVSQALAPGGEVVVYGALSTHRQTDPAALTIPLQARSLIYETKAVRGFWLNRWFGTASPEDALRALSEVRSLVADGVLSIPQGQPFPLERFAEAIALAETPARGPKPLFVFEDSRDNDDR; encoded by the coding sequence ATGCGCGCGCTCGTAGCCGGAAAGGTCGGCGAGCCTACCGATGTCCTGCGGCTGGAATCCCGGCCTGTTCCCACGCCGGCAGCCGGTCAGGCGTTGATCCGTGTGAAGGCGACTCCGATTCACGCCAGTGATCTGCACGTGCTGCGTGGCCGCTACGGTTTCTCGCCCGAGTTTCCCGCTGTCGGGGGTCACATGGAATGCGTGGGCCGTATCGAGGCCCTGGGCCCGGATACCGAGGGACCGAAGGTCGGCGAGCGTGTGGTGGTCGCTGCCGTACCGGCAGTACCCGGGCCCCATGTGGCCGGCACTTGGCAGGAATACCTTGTTGCCGATACACGAAGGCTTCTGCCGGTCCCCGACCATCTGAGCGATTTCAGCGCCTGTCAGCTCGCGGTCAATCCGTTGACCGCGCTTCTACTGGTGACTCGCGAACTCGACGTCCAGCCGGGGCAATGGTTGTTGCAGACGGCCGCGGGCTCCACCGTCGGCCGGCTCGTCATTCAGCTGGCCAGGCATCTCGGTATTCGCACGATCAATGTCGTGCGGCGGCGCGCTGCCGTTGAGGAGATCAAAGCGTTCGGTGGTGACGAGGTCATCTGCACGGAGGACGAGGACCTGTTGCGGCGTGTGGCCGAGATCGCAGGACCGGCCGGCGTGCGCAAGGCCATCGACTGTGTCGCGGGACCCGTAGGTGCCCAGGTGTCCCAGGCATTGGCTCCGGGAGGAGAGGTCGTGGTCTACGGCGCGCTCTCCACCCATCGGCAGACCGACCCTGCAGCGCTGACGATCCCGCTGCAGGCACGCTCGCTCATCTACGAGACCAAAGCAGTCCGTGGCTTCTGGCTGAACCGATGGTTCGGCACGGCCTCGCCTGAGGATGCGCTGCGCGCGCTGTCCGAGGTTCGCAGTCTCGTCGCTGATGGAGTGCTGAGCATCCCCCAGGGCCAGCCGTTCCCGCTCGAACGCTTCGCTGAAGCCATCGCGCTCGCCGAAACACCCGCGCGTGGCCCCAAGCCACTCTTCGTGTTCGAAGACAGCCGGGACAACGACGACAGGTAG
- a CDS encoding Cmx/CmrA family chloramphenicol efflux MFS transporter, producing MPFPLYLLAMAVFAMGTSEFMLAGLLPDIASGLDITVGTAGMLTPAFAIGMIVGAPLMAALARNWPSRSSLFGFILAFAAAHAVGAVTTSYPVLFATRVVAALANAGFLAVALTTAATLVSPDKKGRALAVLLSGTTVATIVGVPGGSVLGTLLGWRATFWAVAALCLPAALGILKGIPAGRAKDETTGGPALRAELAQLTKPRLILVMVLGALVNAATFGSFTFLAPVVTGTAGLGELWISVALVLFGAGSFVGVTVAGRLSDQRPAPVLAVGGPLLLTGWPALAVLADKPAALLSLMFIQGALSFALGSTLITRVLYEAAEAPTMAGSYATAALNVGATVGPLVAATTLSTALGNLGPLWASGLLVAVALLLAFPLRKVIAAGQSTEVLP from the coding sequence ATGCCTTTCCCGCTGTATCTGCTTGCCATGGCAGTCTTCGCCATGGGCACCTCGGAGTTCATGCTCGCCGGCCTCTTGCCGGACATCGCCTCAGGTCTCGACATCACAGTCGGGACAGCAGGCATGCTCACCCCTGCCTTCGCGATCGGCATGATCGTCGGTGCCCCACTCATGGCCGCGCTTGCCCGCAACTGGCCCAGTCGCTCCAGCCTTTTCGGGTTCATCCTCGCTTTCGCTGCAGCTCACGCTGTGGGCGCCGTCACCACCAGCTACCCGGTCCTGTTCGCTACCCGAGTCGTCGCCGCGCTCGCGAACGCAGGGTTCCTTGCCGTCGCTCTGACGACTGCCGCCACGCTCGTATCGCCCGACAAGAAGGGACGGGCGCTCGCCGTACTGCTGTCAGGCACGACGGTGGCCACGATCGTCGGTGTCCCTGGTGGATCGGTACTCGGCACGTTGCTCGGCTGGCGGGCCACATTCTGGGCTGTCGCCGCTCTCTGCCTGCCTGCAGCTCTGGGCATCCTGAAGGGGATCCCAGCAGGACGTGCGAAGGACGAGACGACTGGCGGGCCGGCCCTGCGCGCGGAGCTCGCCCAACTCACAAAGCCACGGTTGATCCTGGTGATGGTGCTCGGCGCGCTGGTGAACGCGGCAACCTTCGGAAGCTTCACCTTCCTTGCCCCCGTGGTGACCGGCACCGCCGGGTTGGGCGAGCTGTGGATCTCTGTCGCTCTGGTGCTCTTCGGTGCCGGTTCCTTCGTGGGTGTCACCGTCGCCGGACGGTTGTCCGACCAGCGCCCCGCCCCAGTCCTCGCAGTCGGCGGTCCCCTGCTGCTTACCGGCTGGCCGGCCCTGGCCGTGCTGGCCGACAAGCCGGCCGCTTTGCTCTCCCTCATGTTCATCCAGGGCGCGCTGTCGTTCGCGCTGGGCAGCACGCTGATCACACGGGTCCTTTACGAGGCGGCAGAAGCCCCCACCATGGCCGGCTCCTACGCGACCGCCGCACTCAACGTCGGCGCCACCGTCGGACCCCTCGTCGCTGCGACCACCCTCAGCACCGCGCTGGGAAACCTCGGGCCGCTGTGGGCAAGCGGCCTACTGGTCGCTGTCGCTCTGCTCCTCGCGTTCCCCCTCCGCAAGGTGATCGCAGCGGGCCAGAGCACCGAGGTGCTCCCGTAA